A single genomic interval of Heteronotia binoei isolate CCM8104 ecotype False Entrance Well chromosome 11, APGP_CSIRO_Hbin_v1, whole genome shotgun sequence harbors:
- the LOC132578974 gene encoding protein ATP1B4-like: MIKELKIFLWNPETREFMGRTAHSWGLILLFYLVFYLFLAGMFAFCLYVMLITLSPYTPRHRDRVSPPGVMIRPHVEHGFIITYNLSEPKSWQPYVKNLEQFLGAYNDSVQESRNAVCTPGNYFIQDTGESTMKRACQFKRSVLMNCSGLEDKTFGYSKGQPCILLKMNRIIGYRPGYGTPVTVECKVQKSNHSDIQAVEFYPSATFDPMYFPYYGKLTHENYTSPLVAIQFTVTKNTSISIQCQLNGVGIINNMHHDRYLGRIIFFLNVNY; encoded by the exons ATGATCAAAGAGCTGAAAATCTTCCTGTGGAATCCAGAGACAAGAGAATTTATGGGCAGGACAGCTCATAGTTGGG GCCTAATACTTCTCTTTTATCTAGTTTTTTACCTTTTCTTGGCTGGAATGTTTGCATTTTGTTTGTATGTAATGCTGATTACTCTGAGTCCATACACACCTAGGCACAGGGACAGAGTTTCTCCACCAG GAGTTATGATTAGACCACACGTTGAACATGGATTCATCATTACTTACAACTTATCAGAACCCAAATCGTGGCAACCTTATGTGAAAAACTTAGAGCAGTTCTTAGGAG CTTATAATGACAGTGTTCAAGAAAGCAGGAATGCTGTGTGCACACCGGGCAATTATTTCATTCAAGACACTGGAGAAAGCACCATGAAACGTGCTTGCCAATTCAAGCGATCTGTGTTAATGAATTGCTCAGGGCTGGAAGATAAGACTTTTGGCTACTCCAAGGGACAGCCATGCATCTTGCTAAAGATGAACCGA ATTATTGGCTACCGGCCTGGTTATGGGACTCCAGTGACAGTGGAATGCAAAGTGCAG AAAAGTAATCACAGTGATATCCAAGCAGTGGAGTTCTATCCAAGCGCCACATTTGATCCCATGTACTTTCCTTACTATGGCAAACTAACACAC GAAAACTACACATCACCGCTGGTGGCCATCCAGTTTACCGTCACAAAAAACACCTCTATATCCATACAATGTCAGCTGAATGGAGTAGGCATCATCAATAATATGCATCATGACCGTTATTTGGGGAGAATTATTTTTTTCCTTAATGTCAATTATTAG